In Streptomyces sp. NBC_01381, the sequence GACAGCCGGGCCGTGCGTGATCTCGTCACGGCCGTCCAGCAGGCCGACCGCCTGACCGGAGGGCACGGAGGCGGAGGCAGCGGTGAGATGCGGGAGTGAGCGGTCGCTTCCGGTCAGCCCCGGCACAGCTCCTTCTCCGCCCGGACCGGATCGTTCGGGAAGCGGAAGGACGTGCGTTCCCAGGAGCCGGTGATGTTGCGCCAGAACCTGTCGGGCGTCATCGGGTCCCGTGTGGCCGCCCGCAGCTCGGCTAGCTGCCCGCAGCCCAGTGCCCGGCGGGCCGCGGCGACGCCCGTCGGGTCGAGGCCGGCGGGGAGTTCGCCGTCGCCCCGGTCGGCGAAGATCCACGCGTCGGGCAGCCGCTTGTCGTGGCCCACCCGGCCGGGGATCCGCTCCGAGTGGGCCGCCAGGGGATAGGCGAGCCCGATCGGGTCGAGCGCCGCCCCGTTCAGCGGGACGACCGTGCCGCTGAAGCCGAGGGTGCTGTAGACGCCGGTGACGGTAGGGGAGTTGGCGGTGACGGGGGTCCTGGCGAGGAACAGCGTGGGCGTGCCTGCGCGGGCGGCGTCGCGGACGAGACGGGCGTAGTCGGCGTTGGCGCCGTAGCCCGCGAAGCTGTGGTGGAGGGGGTGCGGGGCGGCGTTCTGGCGTACGTACACACCGCGCTCGTCCGCCACTCCGCCGGGCCCGATCAGACCCGCGTACGGAACGCGCAGCCAGCCCGCGCAGACCACGGCCCACAGGGCGACGCCGAGCGTCGCCATGGCCCAGGCGCGCGTGAGGGGCACCAGGAAGACGGGCAGGAGCATGAGCAGCAGGCCCGGCAGGAACATCCGGCCGTGCATGAAGTCGCCGCCCACCTTGATGACGTAGGCCCAGCAGAGCAGCCCGGCGACGACGGGGGCGAGCGCGGGGACCAGCGGCGGCATGACGGCCCGCCCGCGGCCCGACGGGAGGACCGCGACCACGATCAGCAGGGCGGGCATCCACAGCAGATAGGGCCCGGCGAAGTCCGTGAGGTAGAACACCCCGCGGACCCACAGGCTCTGCGAGGCCTCCTTGGTCACGCCCGGCAGCGGCATCAACTGCCCGTAGTAGCCGACCCGGAAGATCTCGTACGCGAGAGGCAGCGCCATCGCCGCGCCGAGCCCGCCGAGCGCCACCCACCGCGAAGGACGCACCATCAGCCACTGCGCGCCGAGGAACACGGCGGATACCAGCGCCAGGTCCGGTCTGACGAGCGGGCCGAGGCCGAGCACCACGCTGGTGGCGACCGAGTACGGCCGCGATACGAGCAGCAGCCAGGCCCCCGCGAGCCAGCAGGTGGCAAGGCCCGTCTCCAGGCCCGAGGTGGCGAAGTCCCAGACGGGCGGCAGCGCGAGGAGCACGAGGCAGCCGAGGGGGAGGATCCGGGCCGTCGAGTACAGCCGCAGCGCACCGAGCGAGGCGAACGCGAACCCGGCAGCCGTGAGCAGCAGCCCGCCGTACATCGCCGCCGTCGCGATGTCGATGCCGGGCAGTCCCACGAGCGCGAGCAGCCACTGCCAGAGGGTGCCGGTGGAGGACTCGGCGCGTTCGCCCGCGTTGAAGACGGGTCCGTTGCCCGCCAGGATCTGACGGACCGTACGGACATAGATGTGCCCGTCGTCGGACATCCAGCGCCGCCGGAACCCGGCGACCGCGATGAGCAGGGCGGGGAGCAGACAGAGTGCCACGCGTACGTAGGGTCGCGGGGTGGTCAGGGGGCCGCCGCGGTTGCTGTTGAGCAGCCCCAGGGCGGCGTCCGGCTCACGGCTGTAGGAGTGCGTCGGCGTCATGTTCTTACCGTCGATCACCGGCTTCGCCGAGTTCGTCCTCAAACGCCGGACGGGCTGAGATTCCCCCGGCCGGGTCTCGTCTCAACGACCGGACGGCCGGAACCGGCTCAGCGAATCTGCCGCCCCGAGATGGCCCTGGCGATCACGAGCCGCTGGATCTCACTCGTCCCCTCGAAGATCGTGTAGATCTTCGCGTCCCGGTACATCCGCTCCACCGGATGCTCCCTGCTGTACCCGGCGCCGCCGAGCACCTGCACCGCCTTCTCGGTCGCCGCGACGGCCAGTTCGCCTGCGCGCAGCTTGGACATCGAGCCCTGGCCCGCGTCGAACCGCTTGTCGTTGCGTGCCATCCAGGCCGCCTGCCAGATCAGCAGCCGCACCGCCTCGATCTCGGTCCGCAGATCGGCGAGGGCGAAGGCGATGGACTGGTTCTCGATGATGGGGCGGCCGAAGGCGACCCGCGAGCCGGCGTAGTCGAGCGCGTACTCGTACGCGGCCCGCGCGATGCCCAGCGCCTGCGCGCCCACCGTCGGCCTGCTCACCTCGAACGTCGCCATCGCCGCCTGGCCCCGACCCTTGCCGCCGCCCTCGCGGACCCGCGCGAGCCGCGCGTCCAGACGCTCCTTGCCGCCGAGCAGGCAGTGTCCCGGCACGCGTACGTCGTCCAGGAAGACGTCCGCCGTGTGCGAGGCCCGCAGCCCCAGCTTCTTGATCTTCCGGGCGCCTTCGAGGCCCCGCGTGCCCGGCGGCACGATGAACGCCGCCTGCCCGCGCGACCCGAGGGCGGGGTCGACGGACGCGACCACGACGTGCACGTTCGCTATGCCGCCGTTGGTGATCCACGCCTTCTGGCCGCTGAGGGTCCACTCGTCGCGTG encodes:
- a CDS encoding acyl-CoA dehydrogenase family protein encodes the protein MPFSFELTEEQRDLRDWVHGFAAGVVRPAAAEWDEREETPWPVIQEAAKIGLYGFESLADLFGDPSGLSLQIANEELFWGDAGIGMALFGTSLAVAGIFSAGTPDQLAEWVPQCFGDEDDPKVAAFCVSEPEAGSDVSAMRTRATYDAARDEWTLSGQKAWITNGGIANVHVVVASVDPALGSRGQAAFIVPPGTRGLEGARKIKKLGLRASHTADVFLDDVRVPGHCLLGGKERLDARLARVREGGGKGRGQAAMATFEVSRPTVGAQALGIARAAYEYALDYAGSRVAFGRPIIENQSIAFALADLRTEIEAVRLLIWQAAWMARNDKRFDAGQGSMSKLRAGELAVAATEKAVQVLGGAGYSREHPVERMYRDAKIYTIFEGTSEIQRLVIARAISGRQIR